Within the Gossypium raimondii isolate GPD5lz chromosome 12, ASM2569854v1, whole genome shotgun sequence genome, the region CTCCTTGTCTGATTCGGGACTTGACAACTTCCTCGTGTAATGATCAAACAATTACTTATATCATACtgccttcttcttttttaaaataaagattcaCATATAATTGGAAATGCcattttaaaaattggaaaaatttcGTGGGCGTCGTTGGTTAGGTTGAGACTTGAGactctctttcctttttttccttctaattGTTTTCATGGATAAGCTAGTAGTTCAATGATCTACTTGATAGTAATTAGGTCCACAATTTcctcttttttcttaatttacctACTTTCCGGGTTATATACAAGAGATGTATCTCTCTCCAATGTATCTGGTTGTGAAATTCTTAAACAATGAAGGAGAGTGCATGATTCAGTTGACtatattatgaataaattaGATACAAAAAATGTTCCATTATTAGGATTGATTAGGCCGGTTACATGGATCCGTTTGGCTTATAAATTGTGTTGACAGACATATGTGGTTAAAAACTTCTTGTGTGTCTTACAATGGTAATGACTCTGCCAGGGTCATGGGACAGAAATTTGAGAATGCAAGAGAGGCGGCTAAAGATATGATGGATAAAGGTGGAGATGGTGCCTCAATGTCTGCCTCTGGTAATTCATCTTATGCCTTTCctattaatgttattattatgtcTTTTCGGAAGCATCAAACTATGCTGCCAAAATATCTAGAGAGGAAGTAAACGCAGCTAACCAGATGCTTAGTATGGCTATGGATGTAGATTCGAATCAGGTTGATAATGGTCGAGAGACAATGGCATATGGGGAAGACAATGCCTACGACGAAGCTCGGCATGAAGCTCATCATGCAGAAGAAAAAGTTGCAGATGATGAAGCCCATCATGCGAAAGATGAAATTGCAGATGCGAAGGAGCATGGAACAGATAAAGCAGCAGATACAATCGATGAAGCCAAAGAACCATTGGCAGAAGCCAATCAAAATGCTAGAGATAAAGCGATCGATGCCTATAAAAAAGGCAGCCAAGAAACTAAGGAAGCAGTAAATCATGGATCATCTGCAGATAGGATCTTCAGTGAAGATGCTATGGCTAAGTTTGAGGCCTGGAAAGAGAAGGCTTACCATGTTATAAGTAATTATGTAGCTTGGACCATGATTAAGGTTGTACTATCGCACGGAAAAGATGAAGCGAAGGCTTGCGATCTTGTAAGTGATGATGTAGCTAGGATTATTGATAAGGCTGCAGCCCATGCCTATAATGAAATAGGAGGATATACATATGCATCTGGTGATAAGATCGTGAGTGAAGATCTTATGGCTAAGTTTGGTGATAAGATCATGGGTGAAGATGTTATGGCTAAGTTTGAGGCTTTGACAGAGAAGGCTTCCCATATTATAGCTGATGGTGTAGCTAGGATCCTTAAAGGTAAGGCTGCAGAATCAATCTCGCGTGGAAGAAATGAAGTTTCCCATGTCTATAATGAAGTAGAAGAAACATATGCATCTGGTGATAAGATCACGAGTGAAGATGTTATAGCTAAGTTTGAGGCTTTGACAGAGACGGTGTGCCATGTTATAGCTAATGATGTAGCTAGGATTATTAAAGATAAGGCTGCAGAATTAATCTCGCATGGAGATGAAGTTTCGCATGCCACATATGCATCTGGTGATAAGATCATGAGCGAAGAACTTAAACCTAACTTTAAGGCCTGGGAAAAGAAGGCTGCCAATGCTATAGGTGATGATGTAGCTATTAAACATAAGGCTGCAGAATCAACCTCGCACGGAAGAAATGAAGTTTCCGATGCCTATAATGAAGCAATCAATAAGGTAGGAGGAACATATGTATCTGCTGATAAGATCATGAGCAAGGATGTTATGGCTAAGTTTGAGGCTGCCATGGAGCAGGCTTCCCATGCTTTAGGTGGTGCTGTAGGGGTGATTGAAGGTGAGGAAGCAGAATCAATATCACATGGAAGAGAAGAAGATTCAAATGCTTATGATGAAGCTAAGAATGAGTTGGGAGAAACATATGCAGCGGCAGATAAGATCTTGAGTATGGATGCTATGGCTAAGTATGAGGCTGCGAAAGAGAAGGCTTCCCAGGCTATGGGTGATGTTGGAGCTAAGATGAGAGCGAATATTGCTGAGGTCTGAGTTAAAATCTGAACTTATTTACTAGCTTTTGAGTTAAAGCTATTTGATGTTATTGTAAATTGTTGAGTTATTTGCTTTTAGTTTGAGACTTCGCATAGTGGTTTACTTCATATAGCAATTTCTGTTGCAACATCAAATAGTAATATTTAGCAATATTTTTGAATGTTCTTTTTGTGATAGACTTAGTTGATTTTTTATTGTtctttaactaatttttaatttatcttttaagaaagaaaattaaatataatgttGATGAGACAAATTTagagaatttatttaattttattattaaataaaataaaaatagtgaaagaCATATCCAGAACTAAAACTTGAGACTTTAGACACACCTAAACATCTTAAAACCCTGCGCTAAAGATTTTACATCTGAAAGTATTAATATTTTcgaatgttttatattatattatcttttataacaactaaatataatttttaataaataaaatcattaaatatcaaattagaattatattaatacttaAGTTCGACCGGTCACAAAGCTACATGATATGATCCAATTccgtaaattattaacacaattagtgatataacataaataattatttctatttaatataaaaataaattgatgtatttatttctttaaatatatatgattagatcaaaattaaagtttcacgTATACATTTGAACTACAATTAGAGTCTCACATGTACAATTGcaccaaaattaaagtttatgtataccacattaaattaaagttcatatgtaattttgaaatttatccctttaaattttctataaaagttttttagaacccctaatcttttaaaatgtttctaaggcttatttttaagttttctcatatttttcgTTTGACATGTGAACGTCTGGAAAGGAAATATTgcagtaaataaatataagattaaataaTGGTGTTCccaagtatacgagtcaaattgtaatataataaagaaTGGTACAACGAAACACTCCGAGAAACATTCTGAGAATCGTACCGaagggaggttgaattaaacttaaattaacttTCAACATTAACAGGGTTTaacaatactaatttaaaattatattacgaaaaatcaaattgaaatgagttaattaaattaacctaaaattatttaaaataaaaacaatcaattaacAATCGAAATTAAATCCAATAAAACATGCAAAAGACCAACTCACTTCAATGTTCCTAATTAATTTCAGCACTCGGGTTTTATCAAGTTAGctattaattaaccatttattaCTTATCGGCCTCACTTTCTTGACCGAGATAACTTATGGTTTTCTCGGTAAACTTATCTCTCAATCTCGTTTATCCTAAATTACTTCCTAAGAGTGACACTTCCTAGGGTTTAGTCGCACATAATTTAAGCCAACTAACTTGGATTTGAACCCTAATTCATCTGTTAATAAGCCACACATTCGTTTGTTAATCTCCCTAAGGAAACTAGCTACTCATGGATCTAAATACAATAATTCATAAACTCATATTTAACATACAAAacaatgaattaaataaaagaagggaataagaaaataaatccaTTTCGGTATCAAATTGTGCGTGGGAGCGAGAGTTTCTTTAACAGTTGcatataaaccctaaaatttaactaaCCATTCAAATAACTTAAACATTTAAACTTATGCATATAAAcccttttattaatattttacaatttcaccCTAAACTTTTGCTCTTTATACAATTTTTCCCTAAAGCtgaaacttatatatttttcactATTAGCCTAAAACCCTCTATGCCAAATTTATTATGGTCCTTCTACAGCCCCTAAACAACtgcattttataaaaattccatgctaatttcaatattataacaATTCACTCCCTAAGTtcaaaactaactaaaattatttataaaataatcctATATATGACCATCAAACTCATGAATCTATCGACTAACTTCAAAAACACTTAAAGCCATTAATGGTAAGTCTctaaacttttaacaattttacaaaataatctctaaattaactagattaagctacaacgatatcaaaaatataaaaatcaataaaaacggGCTTCAAACACCTACCATGCAAGAAGATTTAAAGCTTGGTTAATTCTCCCCTAAGGATTCAATGGTGTTTCGATTTTGGCTAAGtgaaaaggaagaagatgacAATTCCATCATCTtttgtttatgttatattttttattaaattattaaattacccttaattaaacttataacaTGACAAAAATGCTAACCCATAATCATCCACCATAATAATTAAGGTATAACTTACTAATAAGACCATTCAATCATGCTTCTTTAGCCAATAGCGATCGACTTTTTCAActcttataatttaatcttttttacttagttaactattcaaaaatcaaaattactaAACCAAACTTTAATGTGACACtctaatggaattgtaaatactaaataattaatatttaccgACTCACTGATCAGAATTGTGGTCCTAAAATCACTGTTTcgataccactgaaaaacggaTTGTTACAACCTTAATAGTGTTAGAATAATCAGTTTAAAAAACAATGTTTTTAAGCATGGTggaagtttatttttttttaaaaaaattgagtcattgtgatatttatagcaaaaaaaaaaacattaaccaAAATTGTACATGTACTTTGTACGAGGTAGTTAAATTTATCCCGACTTTTTACCAAACGACATTCTCCACTATTCTCAAACCACAAGCTGCTTTGAATGTGAGCTTAAAGTATCATGAACCAATCgcaaaagaatgaaaattgttattaactttcagtAAGAAAGttaattctctctatgaccaaaattatgcatttttttccaaaaagagaatttattcgTAAAATAAATTaccatgatttttgaaaaatagcaACGTAAATAATGTGCGTAAATAGTTCAATACATAGTTCTTATTTATAGAGAATCTGTACAAAACTTCTgctaaaatatgatataattaaataatattttaataaaaatacaactATTATAAGTAGGAGTATAAAGGGTGACAGCACACCCTATAAGATACTAGGGTTTGCATGTATCGGGttcagaaaatgaaaattaatgtttGTTTATCTTTAGAAAAGGCAAGgaaattagtaaaatatataagcaaaagataaaaacaagttaattttcattttaaattataatttaataaagcAAAACATAAGCCAATATaagaatttatggtttcaaaAGTTAACTTAAAGGTAAGAGAAGGCTTATATTGGAATAAGAAACCATTAGAAACATAagggtttttactaaattattataaaaaaataaaaaaataatcaaaatattataacttttttttattaaccaaaatattataattttttctatttaccaaaatataccaaaaaaaacaaaaaatagaaagaaaaaaaacctacaCCGATTTGACAACACTCTGGTCGTGCTAAGgtgattggcggcaccaaatgTGCCATAgtgattggcggcaccaaaggtgccaaagacattggcggcaccaatgttATAATAGAGCCGGTCGGTTGTTGGGGGGGGAgaaggagagggaaagaaagaaagaaagaaagaaaggaaggagaggaaagaaagaaaaagaaggaaagaaaaggaaaggaaaggagaatggaaaaaaaaagtagaagaagaagaagaagaagaggaaaggagaagaaaaagaaagaaaagaaggaaagaaaaggaaaagagaagagaaaaaaagaagaagaagaggaaggaaggaaaaaaaagaaaaaattgtaattttattataaatttaatttttttgtaatatttgtgtgttaaaATTTATGCTATGTAATGTACATtatcgtattttattattttatttagcatatatattttataaaatatatttagaatgaaaaattcatggtatgtacattgtatgttgattaggattttttatgaaatttacttaggATGTTAAAATTAGTTGTTTTaggaaaatagcattaaaagtaaaatgataaagaaatatgtttaagaaaacataaaatacgaaaagaaaaacggaaattgtatattcacttgaaaatggtaaaatctgaaaaaattgtatatgtaataaatttcaaacataatacattgaaataatgtaaaattataaaattaaaattacgatatttttaaaataataaaatgtggataaaaaatacgaacaaatggccaaagtaagagtgtattagtaattttttaaaaattcaaaataatgaatacaaataattgaaacaaaatgtctgaaataatataaaataataaaatatgaaaataatatatttttattgaaagtaataaaatcgggaaaataatacgagcaaagggcagggaaaagggtttttttcgggtattttaccaaaatattacaaaaaaataaaaaaaaataccaaaatattataaactttttttttatttaccaaaataatagaggaaaaaaaagagGGTGATGGAAGGGAATAAAAAGGCGGCACCAATGGAGAGGAATAAAAAGGCGGCACCAATATGtggctaattgccttttaagccctccttatttattatttttttattccccttcaacacactaacttaataaatttcaaacattatgcactgaaataatataaaattataaaagactaaGGCTCCGTTCTCCATTGCTTTTTAGAAGgactttttcaataaaaagtcATTTTCTCTTAAAAGGAATGAAGAACGGTCTCCATTCCTGAAAAAATTTCACCGATTAGAAAGTCCTTTTCTCCAGATGgagaagttaaaaatttcaccatttctttagccaaaagtgcttttggctgataatttccatttttaacatgtcttctcccaaaaaaaaaaagttttttccTTTGATTCTTTGCCTGAGATATCAAGTTCTTTGCCCGAAAAATGTTCTTTCCGctggaaaattttgaatcatGATTCCGGTGAACGCTCTCCCACTCCCGCGACGGGGCGCTGTCAATCAGCTGTGCTTCAGGGTCGAAGGAAGCACATGGAAGATCTCACTATCTGCATGCTCGATCTCCACATTCCCTTCCCGAGTATCTCtctttcttcatatctttttttttgtgcGGCTTCGTGGTTTTATTAGAATGCGTTCATAGGGGGAATTAGTCTTAcgattaatattttcttttgtaaaaaggATAAATTGATGTTGCAATTTAATGACAGTTTTTATGCTATGGATTGAGAATGAGATTCTATGGTTTTTCATTGAATGAATTTGCTTTTGGTTGTTTTATTAACAAACTTTATCGCTtcgtttaagaaaaaaaaagccttATTTTAAGATTGAATTTATGAAGTTTTGTCGGTTAATTAAATGCTTAGCTCTTTTCTATTGACTGTAACCAATGTAGCAATGATATTAACGTAACCAAAGAAGGTTGAGTTATAAAAGTGGAGAGATATTATGCTAAACCGAACTACTAACTTCAATAGTTTACTTCTTAGTGTTCTTATAGAGGcaattttgtttgaaaaggATCTTTCTAAACAATGTAAGATTTggtatttttacttattttgtgaTGGTTGAAGAAGTTTGTGCATATCACTGATTTAATAACTTTGTCTAACGTCTcatgctatgttttatttttaatatataaatttctgATACATTGGAGCAGGCAAAATTGGGGTTAAGGAAGTTTCAGTCGGAGTTGTTGCAGTTTTTGATAGTCATAATGGTGCTGAAGCTAGTGAGATGGCTTCAAAACTTTTACTGGAGTATTTTGCTCTACATACATATTTCCTTTTGATGcaactttttcctttgtattgAAGAAGCAGTCAAGTAGGTTGCCAAATGTAGGAGAAGGGGATATTGTTTTCCAAGTGCTGAATTGGGACAAAGAGATTGGAAAGCATGGCATGAACTTTGAAAGATGATATCTTGTGTAACTCAGACCATATTTATGTTTGAGTTCCTTGTTTTAGAAAATGGATATAGCTGTTGCTTGCTGTTGACGACTCTTAACCTAAAGTATTAATGCTTGCTCAGATTTAAGTTTTCAGTCCCAAAAAACCTTGATGATTCTTTTCACTTGGGTATATTGAAGGAAGCTTTGTTAAGGGCAATCCATGACATAGATGCAACATTTTCTAAGGTATCGTCAATTAGTCTTCTCTTTCCTTATTTAGAACTATGTGCATTAAACTTTCTttgtattgatttgattttaatctgTGAAGGAAGCATCTAGAAATAACCTTGCTTCGGGTTCAACAGATACAATTATACTGATAGCAGATGGTCAAATTTTAGTTGCTAATAGTGGAGATTCCAAAGCCATTCTGTGTTCCGAAAAATTCCATTCTCCTTCTGAGGCTAGAGGTCAGATGAATATTTGGTTGCCATTTgaattgacctaaaattttcCTAGACTCAAATATTTCCACAgcctaattaaaatattttttctccaCCTCATTCCCTTAGAAAGTGTTTTTCATTGAGTTTTATCTGCTGAATTACATCATGGCATGTCAGAGTATGACAgttagatatatatattcaacATATATAATGTCAGAGTATTGCAATATATAATGTTGGCCTCGGACactatagaaaaagaaagaaaagttaaaactaTCTTAAACATTTCCTTCTTAATCTTTATTCGCTTGACTTAcgaacttaatattttaattgagtttttaatttacttgttaCCTCATGGTAGTCATGTTTAAATTGAAACgatatataatttttccattGTTTATTTCATGAAAGGTTCCCATCTTAAATTTGCTTCTGTTTGCTTCTACCGCTATTCAATTTGGTTGTGGGAATTAGCCATCCTCGTGGATTTCTCGCCATTTTTCATTGGAAGTCGTATTGGGCTAGTGGATTTGTCTTTGACTAGCAATTTTCTAGGACTATTCGGTGATTGCTTCTTGACTCTTTGTACATtgttctatttcattttctttgtcaatgaatttgattttatcattGGTTAATGTTATTAGTAGCTTATGTTCTATTTCTTTTTGTCAAGGTTGTGGAAGGCTCTCCGCTTTTATGCGAGCTTGACATTTTCATGCTTTATGTGTATCAACTCCTATAGAGTTCTCAAGTATGTTCTGATGGATAGCTGATTTTGTTGGTCTATTCAAAATATGTTCAACATCCGAGTGTCTTGAAATTTGCTCTTCTGTTTCTCTTGTACTTTTTTACATCATGGTATGTACTAGTTTTATTACTATAGGTCCGATTcatttaaagattttatttgaACCTTTAAATGAAATGCAATACACTCTTCCTCTTCCTAGAATcttatattatgaaattgaCTTCATTTGAGTCTTTCCTGTGTTCGACATTTGTCTATCTAATAGTCCTTTCCCATATTACTAATTTAAGATGGTTTGAAGTGTTTTCTTTCTATAAGAAAAATTTCTCGGACAGATATGAAGTATTTAGTTGCAAACTAGACTTTAGAGATTGATGACATTTTTGCCATTCTGGAtgcaatttttattcaatttgctCAATGAAATTGCAGTTGAAAATTTGAGAGCTTCCTAGTTAGAaaccacatatttatataatatatgtttttaatagttttgaacaagttaaattaattataaagaaataatataattgagaacaagattaGAGCAACTCTATGTATATGCTTAGTACATGTCTATtgtgaatttatatttggtatataaatattatcccttttaaaattttaatctaaatatatgtaatattttaattagttaggtttatcttttctatgttatgttaatatctaatatgagttatatattcaaatacattttaaaataaaataatacaaatgtgttaaaagcattaattaaaaataaaacaattatgtcaatatctaattacaaatatttaattattatatttaaatatttaaatatagtttatatattctaattaaatttaataaataattaatattaattacttagaaatatttaaaattaataatattattaaaatattaacaataagttataataaattatttttatatttttgttaaaatattataatattaactaatttaaacattatttaaatacatatttgttactttataatatcatgtctaaaatggacattttattcttcaaaagcactttttgacagcaatatcaaacactcaaatttttcaaaagcacttctcaaaagcacttctcaaaagcatttttcaaaagcaatgaagaactggccctaagtttatgatattttttaaaataataaaatgcggagaaataaatacgaacaaatggcggaagtaagagtgtattactaagtttttaaaattcaaaataattaatacaaaatatttcaaacaaaatgtactgaaataatataaaataataaaatacgaaaataatatatttttattgaaagtaataaaaatcgggaaaataatacgagcaaagggcAGGGATAAGGGTTATTTTCttacaccaaattaatttaaataacacactaaattaataaatttcaaacattatgcactgaaataatgtaaaattataaaattagaaattatgatatttttttaaaagaataaaatgcggagaaaaaaatacgaataaatggccgaagtaagatttttttactaacttttttttcaacttgcaggCATCGCAATGGCTCGATTGATTGGAACCGATAGACACATATCTGATGCGGTTAATAACGCGGtgtgatttattatttgttaatcacgagttctatttatttaaaaaggatatacgcagtatatacaaataaatcatgttatcgtaatattttttctgtaatttaacactatcaggaCTCGTTCCGATTATTAAGGGGCCGTGTGAGTGTTTTAAAGAAAGCTCCGGATGCACGATTGATGTCGTACTTGGAGCTAGCCGGATTTGGGTCAATAGCATTGATCCGGTCCTCCGACTTgttctttgatttattatctgtgctagtggagcggtggcgcccggagacccccattttttatttttcgtgcaGGGAGTGCACGGTGAACTTGGAGGATGTTGCATTGCAGCTTGGGCTCCCAATTGACGGGAGTCCCGTAACGGGAGTATCTTCATTTACCGATCCGACTGCACTATGTTATCAGCTCCTAGGAGACTCGCCAGGGGACGGTGAGTCATATTTTTTCGGCATAAAATTTACATGGTTGAAAGCCAAAATTGGACAATTATCAGTGACTGCTACTGAAGGTGAGTTGATGTGCGCTGCTCGAGAGTACATCATGCATATCGTAGGGGGACTACTCATGCCTGATGCAAACAGCGACAATGTGCATTTGATGTACTTGCCCCTATTAGCTGATTTGTCCACTGCTAGCTCGTATCGCTGGGGCTTTGTCGGGCGACAAACCCGGATGTTGTAGACATGGGCGGATGCCTCATACTGCTGCAGTCCTGGGCGCTTTATCGGCTGCCGTTTTTGGCATCCGTTAGTCACCAACCGTATGTGTATCCACTGCTGAAgaggtgataaaatataaattgtcattatttgtagtcataatatattgcctaaaccctatattttttttgtaggtGGAGTGTTCGTCTAAGTATCAGGAAGTCGTATACTGTCCCGATATACCGCCTCATGATTGAACAGCATGCCCGAGAAGAGGTAAGctgctattctaatattcatgacatCTATTCTATTTCTATATCTTACTCACAGGTTATGGCTCTAACTCGTTACAATGTTATTAATCTTGCAGTTTATATGGATGTCATACCTTAGGCCGGAAATTGCAAATGTTGTACCCTCGTTCGCATACGTTGATTCCCACATATGGTGCACTAACGCACCAATTATCAATTTCAACGTAGTCGAGTGGTATCACGGAGATCgggtgctacgacagtttggctGCATCCAACCTATCCTGGATCTGTCGTGCCAGATGGGGGTAGTTCACTGCATGACTAAGAGAGGAAGATTTCAAATGGATTGGGGAATTAAGTACCAGAAATTTGTGGCACTGTGGAACGATCGATTGCGTCGAATACCTCAGATGGTTATGGCTATCGACCCGCAACCATCATCAGAGTATATACAATGGTACTATAGTTGCGGGAAGCCATATATACTTGGAGGCCAGTCAACTGTAATCCCCCCGCACGTGCAGCAACTTGGGGGATCAGACGCAGCGAGCCCGATAGATCCGAATCCGATGGCATATTATCCTCCACAACCAGCAGAGCCCGAGCAGGAGCCCCAGCCAGATCCCGAACAATTACAGTCAAATGTGGATTCACATGGCTATCGTCTGGATTTGGCGGGCGGTGACTATTTTCTGAGCTTCGCAGGGGGCGAATACGCCTACGAGTTTAACTGTTTGGATCCTACCCGCCTTAGTACGGCATGCCCGGCCCGTCCGACCCGTATCTGCAACATCATGGGACTCATTCCGGTTCAAGTTCGTCGGCGGCGAACGAGCAACAAGATTTTTCCTCTATGTTTGTCACACCCCCACCTGCGCCGAATAATGATGTTGGTCATCGCCCAGAATGTGATCGTCGACCTCCGAATAGGTATACCCTTAGGACAacaccatcgaaccatcaattttaggggtttaatgcactttttgtataaatttaatatttctaatttaatatttgcttacttctgaaattttttgtataaatttaattattctattttttcattatattaaagctGAATCCAATTATGAATGCCTCCATTTTgggtataattttaataattccaaATGAGCACAtggtattttataacttaatttggatacaatttggatacaatttaagcataagcataagctgaataataaaaattatttcaaatgaattatactttttataacaatatacataaaaattttacagcATTAGGTCAATTCCGACCCGATCCGGATGACTGTACAACATGAAAGT harbors:
- the LOC105763279 gene encoding uncharacterized protein LOC105763279 codes for the protein MMEKKKVVGMLVIVLLSMVGVCWAWGWQEMTKETVKDSLSDSGLDNFLVVMGQKFENAREAAKDMMDKGGDGASMSASDSNQVDNGRETMAYGEDNAYDEARHEAHHAEEKVADDEAHHAKDEIADAKEHGTDKAADTIDEAKEPLAEANQNARDKAIDAYKKGSQETKEAVNHGSSADRIFSEDAMAKFEAWKEKAYHVISNYVAWTMIKVVLSHGKDEAKACDLVSDDVARIIDKAAAHAYNEIGGYTYASGDKIVSEDLMAKFGDKIMGEDVMAKFEALTEKASHIIADGVARILKGKAAESISRGRNEVSHVYNEVEETYASGDKITSEDVIAKFEALTETVCHVIANDVARIIKDKAAELISHGDEVSHATYASGDKIMSEELKPNFKAWEKKAANAIGDDVAIKHKAAESTSHGRNEVSDAYNEAINKVGGTYVSADKIMSKDVMAKFEAAMEQASHALGGAVGVIEGEEAESISHGREEDSNAYDEAKNELGETYAAADKILSMDAMAKYEAAKEKASQAMGDVGAKMRANIAEV